The Streptomyces puniciscabiei genomic interval CGGGCACCCGCAAGCCGGGCCGGGTGGCGGAGAACGTGGCGGCCACGGCCATCGTCCTCACCGACGAGGAACTGTCCCGACTGGAGCCGATCGCGGCCAAGGTGGCGGGCGAGCGCTACGCGGACATGACGTTCACCTCCGCGGGCCGGGAGTAGGTCAGAGCTCGGCCAGCAACTCCGCCTTCTTGGAGGAGAACTCCTCATCGGTGACCAGCCCGGCCTGATGCAACTCCCCGAGATGACGGATCCGTTCGGCGATGTCGGCGGGGTCGCGCCGTGACGGGGCCGGTACCGCGGGTACCGGCCCCCGAGTGCGTACGGCCGCCAGGACGGCCGCGGCGAACGGCAGCGACTCGTGCACCGGGCCGTACCCGAGCCCGAAAACCACCGCCGCCGGATCCTGATCGGGCTGCACGGCGGCCGACTCGGCCGAGCGCCTGACCAGCCGCAGATGCCCCTCGAACACCTCCGGCGACCGCCACTCCACCCCGCTCAGCTCCGTGACCGGAAAGCTCTGGTCGCCGGCCTTCCACTTCGCCGAGGACGCGCCGGTCCACGACCAGCGGAACTGCACGGCCGTGCCGTCGAAGCTCGCCTTCCCGTCGTACGCCTTGAAGGACAGCGGTGCCTCGGGCGGCGCCACCAGATGGCGGTCGGTGGACCCGGACTCGGTCAACAGACCCTTCAGTTCGTCGGCGTAGTACTCGGCGAGTGTCTCCCGCTCGGCCGGGAGCACCAGGCGGTACGGATCGGAGCCCTCCTTCAGCTGTCCGGCCGCCGCCTCCATCAGCGGATCGGCGCCGACGCGCGGCAGCAGCCGCAGCACGACGGTGCCGCGCCTGCCCGGGGAGAGCGTCAGGCCCTCGACCGCGGACAGCGGGATGCGCCGCGCACCGAGTGCCTGGAACAACTTCGGTGTCCGAATCCCCCGTTCGTAACGGATGAGCACGGAGTCGGACTCGAACTCCCAGACGGCATGAAAACCCGCCAGTACGTCACCCATGCGGCTCATCGTATGCGGCACGTGCTCCTCCGTCGCCACCTGCGCAGACCGCACTTCCTGCTGTTTCTACGCGCGTCCGGCCGTGGTAGTGCCGGGCACACCGGCATGGCACAGGTCGTTCTCGCGTGCGCACGTCACCTCGTCGTACGCCCCGACCGCCACGTCGGCGAGGTTGCGCAGGCTGTCCGTGCCCGGCTGGAAGTAACCGGCGTGGCCCTGCGCGTCCCGGGCCGACAGCACGCGCGCACCGAACCCCGAGGACACCGGATCGGCACCGTGCCCGAGCCCGCCGAGCTCCAGGTACGGCACGTCCTGGATCCAGTCGGTGGCGTCCCGCATGGCCCACACCCGTGCCGAGGTCCCCAGGTGGGAGGCGCTGGAGACCCGCATGCCGGGGCTCGCGGCCACGGCTATGTCGGTCACCCGGCGCGGCATGGCGTGCGCGGCCACCCCGCAGACCACGGAGCCGTAGCTGTGGCAGACCATCGCCACCGGGGCGCGGCCGGGCAGGCCGCCCAGCAGCGCGTTCAGCCGTACGGCACCCTCCTCGGCGCGCAGTCCGGTGGCCGCGTCCATGCCGAGTCCGTCGGGGGCGGTGTAGTCGGCCCAGGCGATCACGGCCGTACGGGTCGCGGGGCTCTGCGCGCGCTCCGCCGCGTACAGCGCCTTGCCCATGCCGACCGGGGCGGTGTACTGGCGGTCGGTCCGCTGGAAGGTGAGCAGATCGGTGTCGACGCCGGGGACGACGACCGAGATCCGCTGCGCGTTGTCCAGGTTGCCGAACACCTCGGCGATACGGCCCGAACCCTCCGGATCGAAGGCCAGGATCTGGCGGCCCGGGGTCAGCAGGGACTCGTAGCGGTGCATACGACGGCCCGCGTCCTGCTGCCCGGCCGCGCTGAGCCGGCTGTCGTGCATGCGCTTCTTCTCGAGCTTGCGCTGCTGCTCCAGCGCGACGTGGTTGGCGCGGTAGCGCAGGGTGACCGGGGCGCCGTTCATGTTGCCGACCGCGAGTGCGTAGCGGCGGGCGAGACGGTCCTGGTCCTCGGGGGAGAGGGAGGCGAAGAAACGGCTGAGCCGGGCCGGAGCGGCCTGGGGGTCCGGCAGGTGGAGGCCGTGGATGCTGCCGTGCTCCCACTTGGCGAGCGAGGCCTGCAGGGCGGTCGACTCCCGGTGGCTGTGCAGGGCGGTCCAACCGGTGGTCGCGAGCATCACGAACACCACGGCCAGCGCCAGCAGGGCGCGCCAGACGTTCAGTTGCGGGGAGGTGTCGAAGGAAGTCACTGGGAGGACACACTAGGAGAACGGGAGGGTCTCGGGGTAACCGAGTGACAGGTATCACGTTTCGTCAGACGTCGAACGGGTTGTCAACGATCTTGGCTCGCGCGCCAGTTCCCGGTGAGTGCCGAACCCACCTGATCGAGGTAGGACGCGGTGAGTTGACGGATCGCCTCGAGGCTGAAGTCGTCGCCCGTGCACCACTGCCGTTCGGTGACCCTTATCACTCCGCCGAACACGGCCACGGCCAGCCGGGGTCGCGGGTCGGCGTCCACGTCCACGCCCTCGCGCTCGGCCAGCAGCCGCGCGATCGTCTCCTCCGTGGCGGCCGAGCGGCGCAGATGGGCGGCGAGCAGCGCGGGCGTCGACTCGATCGTCCGGTACATGCGCAGATACAGCTCGACCGGGACGGCCGACTCGACGGTCTCCCGGATCCCGTCCCAGCCCTCCAGGACCGCCTGCCGCAGCGCCTCCAGCGGCGCCTCGTGCGGCGGACGCGCGCGAACGGCCTCCACGAAGCGCGCCTCCGTCATCGCCTGGACCGCGAAGGCCACGTCCTCCTTGCCGGCGAAGTAACGGAAGAAGGTGCGCTGCGAGACGTCGACGGCCTCGGTGATCTCGTCGACGGTCGTGTGCTCGTAGCCCTGGCTCGTGAACAGCTCCAGAGCGGCCCGCAGCAGCGCCTCCCGGGTGCGCTGTTTCTTGCGTTCGCGCAGTGTTTCCATGGGTGTCAGTTACTGACGGATGAAATGGTTTGTCAATTGTCAGAGGCTGTCACTAGCCTCGAACACATGACTAGTCAGACCACCATCGACGCGACGGGGCCGGGGGACGCGGCACCCCAAGCCCCACTCGAGTCACCTCCGCCCGCGGGGCTGCGCGGCCATCCCTGGCTCACTCTGATCACCGTCGCCGTGGGCGTCATGATGGTGGCCCTCGACGGCACCATCGTGGCGATCGCCAACCCGGCGATCCAGAAGGACCTGGGGGCCACCTTCGCCCAGGTCCAGTGGATCACCAACGGCTACTTCCTCGCCCTCGCGGTCGCCCTGATCACCGCGGGCAAGCTCGGTGACCGCTTCGGGCACCGGCAGACCTTCCTCATCGGCGTGACCGGCTTCGCCGCCGCCTCCGGCGCCATCGGCCTGTCGCACAGCATCGCCGCGGTCGTCACCTTCCGCGTCTTCCAGGGCCTGTTCGGCGCGCTGCTGATGCCGGCCGCGCTCGGCCTGCTGCGGGCCACCTTCCCGGCCGAGAAGCTCAACATGGCCATCGGTATCTGGGGCATGGTGATCGGCGCGTCCACCGCGGGCGGCCCGATCCTCGGCGGCGTCCTCGTCGAGCACGTCGACTGGCAGTCGGTGTTCTTCATCAACGTGCCCGTCGGCGCGCTGGCCCTGGTCCTGGGCGTGCTGATCCTCCTCGACCACCGTGCGCAGAACGCCCCGCGCTCCTTCGACGTCCTCGGCATCGTGCTGCTCTCCGGGGCGATGTTCTGCCTGGTCTGGGCCCTGATCAAGGCTCCGACCTGGGGCTGGGGCGACGGCCGCACCTGGATCTTCATCGCCGCGTCCGTGGTGCTCTTCGCCCTGTTCGCCGTGTGGGAGACCAGGGTCAAGGAGCCGCTGATCCCGCTGGGGCTGTTCCGTTCCGTCCCGCTCTCGGCGGGCGTGGTGCTGATGGTTCTGATGGCCATAGCGTTCATGGGCGGGCTGTTCTTCGTGACGTTCTACCTGCAGAACGTCCACGGCATGAGCCCGATCGACGCCGGCCTGCACCTGCTGCCGCTCACCGGCATGATGATCGTCGGCTCGCCGCTCGCCGGTGCCGCGATCACCAAGCTCGGCCCGCGCATCCCGCTGGCCGGCGGCATGGCCGCGACCGCGATCGCCATGTACGGCATGTCGACCCTCAAGGCCGACACCGGCAGCGGCGTGATGTCGGTGTGGTTCGCGCTGCTCGGCCTCGGCCTCGCCCCGGTCATGGTCGGTGCCACGGAGGTCATCGTCGGCAACGCCCCCATGGAGCTGTCCGGGGTCGCCGGCGGCCTCCAGCAGGCGGCCATGCAGATCGGCGGCAGCCTCGGTACGGCCGTGCTGGGCGCCGTGATGGCCTCGAAGGTCGACAGCGACCTGCCGGGCAACTGGACCGGCGCCGGGCTGCCGCAGCTGACCCCGGGTCAGCTCGACAAGGCGGCGGAGGCGGTCCAGGTGGGCGTCGCCCCGGTGCCGAAGGGCGTGCCGGAGCAGATCGCCGCGAAGATCACCGAGGTGGCCCACCACACCTTCATCTCCGGTATGAGCCTCGCCTCCCTGGTCGCGGCGGGCGTGGCGGCGGTCGCCGTCCTCGTCGCGCTGCTCACCAAGCGCGGCGCGAACGCCGAGGCGGGTGCGGGCGTGGGCCACATCTGAGGCCCTCCTTCCGGGCGTCCACCGGCGGAGTTTCCCCTATCAGGGTGACTCCGCTAAAGATCGCTCGCACCGGGCGCGCGCCGCAGGTCACAGTGGGTCAAGTCCTCCGCAGGGCAATGGGGGGACCGCGGGCCGCGGCGCGC includes:
- a CDS encoding DUF4429 domain-containing protein: MGDVLAGFHAVWEFESDSVLIRYERGIRTPKLFQALGARRIPLSAVEGLTLSPGRRGTVVLRLLPRVGADPLMEAAAGQLKEGSDPYRLVLPAERETLAEYYADELKGLLTESGSTDRHLVAPPEAPLSFKAYDGKASFDGTAVQFRWSWTGASSAKWKAGDQSFPVTELSGVEWRSPEVFEGHLRLVRRSAESAAVQPDQDPAAVVFGLGYGPVHESLPFAAAVLAAVRTRGPVPAVPAPSRRDPADIAERIRHLGELHQAGLVTDEEFSSKKAELLAEL
- a CDS encoding TetR family transcriptional regulator, translated to METLRERKKQRTREALLRAALELFTSQGYEHTTVDEITEAVDVSQRTFFRYFAGKEDVAFAVQAMTEARFVEAVRARPPHEAPLEALRQAVLEGWDGIRETVESAVPVELYLRMYRTIESTPALLAAHLRRSAATEETIARLLAEREGVDVDADPRPRLAVAVFGGVIRVTERQWCTGDDFSLEAIRQLTASYLDQVGSALTGNWRASQDR
- a CDS encoding alpha/beta hydrolase: MTSFDTSPQLNVWRALLALAVVFVMLATTGWTALHSHRESTALQASLAKWEHGSIHGLHLPDPQAAPARLSRFFASLSPEDQDRLARRYALAVGNMNGAPVTLRYRANHVALEQQRKLEKKRMHDSRLSAAGQQDAGRRMHRYESLLTPGRQILAFDPEGSGRIAEVFGNLDNAQRISVVVPGVDTDLLTFQRTDRQYTAPVGMGKALYAAERAQSPATRTAVIAWADYTAPDGLGMDAATGLRAEEGAVRLNALLGGLPGRAPVAMVCHSYGSVVCGVAAHAMPRRVTDIAVAASPGMRVSSASHLGTSARVWAMRDATDWIQDVPYLELGGLGHGADPVSSGFGARVLSARDAQGHAGYFQPGTDSLRNLADVAVGAYDEVTCARENDLCHAGVPGTTTAGRA
- a CDS encoding MFS transporter, with the protein product MTSQTTIDATGPGDAAPQAPLESPPPAGLRGHPWLTLITVAVGVMMVALDGTIVAIANPAIQKDLGATFAQVQWITNGYFLALAVALITAGKLGDRFGHRQTFLIGVTGFAAASGAIGLSHSIAAVVTFRVFQGLFGALLMPAALGLLRATFPAEKLNMAIGIWGMVIGASTAGGPILGGVLVEHVDWQSVFFINVPVGALALVLGVLILLDHRAQNAPRSFDVLGIVLLSGAMFCLVWALIKAPTWGWGDGRTWIFIAASVVLFALFAVWETRVKEPLIPLGLFRSVPLSAGVVLMVLMAIAFMGGLFFVTFYLQNVHGMSPIDAGLHLLPLTGMMIVGSPLAGAAITKLGPRIPLAGGMAATAIAMYGMSTLKADTGSGVMSVWFALLGLGLAPVMVGATEVIVGNAPMELSGVAGGLQQAAMQIGGSLGTAVLGAVMASKVDSDLPGNWTGAGLPQLTPGQLDKAAEAVQVGVAPVPKGVPEQIAAKITEVAHHTFISGMSLASLVAAGVAAVAVLVALLTKRGANAEAGAGVGHI